The following nucleotide sequence is from Nothobranchius furzeri strain GRZ-AD chromosome 6, NfurGRZ-RIMD1, whole genome shotgun sequence.
GGTCACTTTCAGAGGCAAAATGATGCAGAACAACAAAGATGTCATTGGtttttttgaaacagctttggcatcaactttggactattggctagagtcaagagcagatagaggtacttaagtcctttataaaAATAATGCATTTAGGTCTTCTTCTACAGTGTATGGTGGGCTGCCCCATTGACCAACAACtatagcggtgagtatgtcatgttgtttgttgtccaatagcgtttggagacagtttgaaagataaCCGTAGATACTGCCCCATGACTAAGCTCTGTCTAGggatcatggccagactatataatcacatatataggatggctagccaggctatttatagttaaaatcccatagtcatcacacactggtgaaattcatctctgcatttgacccatcctcatgGAAGGGagtgcactcgggaactatttggtaatTTAACcttcccaatccaaccccttaaaactGATCTTCCAGTCCCAGGGAGGACACTCTACCATTAGGCCACTGATCTGATTTTCCGCCCACAGACCAAAAAATATCCATGCTAGATTAATTGGAGCCTCTAATTGTCCTCAGGTGTGAGTGATTGGTTgtttctgtgtccctgtgatggacaagAGAGCTTCCCAGGGTGACAAATCTTGAAACAGagacatttggagtcagtcatccatgccttcattacctctcacctggaccaaggccggattaaccatatgggcaactgagcaattgcccaggggtccacgaactgtaaagggcccaggcccagggcagcaagggcacgagcaaaatactgtatctgtaatctcccgctttatattaaactagggtgaccgtacgtactcttttccccggacatgtccgcttttcactctgtccgggcgggttcttgtattgatgaaaatgtccggtttttcatccaggagcagggatcgaattatgggggagctggatatactatacatccaggggagccggaaaaaagttgtcgacctatattacatcattcatggactcttttgagcagagagcacagagagcggcagagcgatgatcgttggtgcgcagCTCTCCTGTGTCcagcgcatggtccattctcaaagtggcgcaaccaaaaaactagaattaacacatgatcgttcatgtccgcacatgttctctactttctgtcttatttgtgccggaagtgctctgctactgcagagctcatcgTGAAATGCGGTGATTTTACCTCACTGgcacagcatcgaaacgcgcactccgctttgcggtcaggagatccctttgattgtcatgatctgaggtatttgcttgacccaagacatgcagaatcagagaccggAGACATGTTTGATAGTAAaaggtaaaattatatttatttaacaggaaactaagggcgcactgaagTCCAGTGGGTATCCAAATCAGGAAGCGGCGTCTACAGGAAGACAGAGGTGAGTATGGGTCTTGTAGTTCCGGGAGATTTTATTTGTAGGCGAAAGAAGAGTTGTTGTTTGGAGGgggagtgagccggggtgatatccaagaTGGGGAAGCGGTCCAAGATGATGGTGAGTCAGAGAGTGAGCGAGGATATTGATCCGGAGAGGTAGCGTGAGCgaggtggagagcgggtcggcagGCGGAGGAGACAAACAGGAACGAACCAGAGATTTCCTTCCAGGAGCAGAGCGAGTTATCCAAGAATCCAGGAACCTGAGGTGAGTATCAAACATCACATGAGCGAATAATCCAAAGAGTCTAAAATTCAGTACAGTAAAAACTCGGGAGGGCAAGCGACTACCAGTTAACGGCAATCATCCGGCATCGTAGTCTGGTCTTCCTCCTCCTTATAAAACCGGCCCGCTGATgagaaacagctgttgctccctctcctgcaatcaaAGCTCAAAGGTGGTGAATAatgagacgagtactcaccccagctcatgacattgatctgctcaaaagtaactgatgaggtgaaaaagtaagaatccaggcagcagtttttctggagagtttagaggagatgcaggaagatgagagacagacaggacaggaaaataattCAATAAAtacaatgtaacgtgaggaaatatgggttttctgtcacaatggtggtgttggacgcagctgggtcaaagctgggtcattgagaactttcacccacagattaagacctgaacgccagcgagtctgggaggaaaccataacatcagccacctgcagtctaccagaagatgtgtttccatgagttgtacccagaccaagtcaaaacataaagtttaaacttctgtttcttgattttaatgttaaagtaacacttatcattttgctcattataaatgtgtttaatcaaatgaatggttcttatgctttggggtaattataatggcttaatgaatccataattagatagtgttgaggatgtttgttgctgaccttcacacacaaacattcacacacacccacacacatcttcccacagtaaactccagacacatttgatgacgcacacgtttgctttgagaagagaaaggtttttggtaagtttgagtcttatgattccagttcgtgcttgacaacgaaagagaacagacctgaaaaccaaaggggggcagagcctgttggctcgttcttcccccctttcacgctgtttctgccaagccaggcagaatagctgaatcgcaacttctaacgcagactcattaccgagtcttttgatttctgagtgaattaacttaagaaagcgcgtcgacaaaacgctttaccatcaacgtgtaccgagggcaactctggaccggttccgttcgacacctacgtcttccctgtcagccgccggtgtcatctggatgaaccacaacatcctccacggcccggatccgaaagagggtccacaagagttcggtgagacagagcacggtttttagcgtttgatgcagttctctgataagacctaagtttatccaaaccatcacttcactcagacacctgtttcttcctgaagcaaaatcagactcacacacgcattcatgtcacgacattctcaatcttcataaattcaccagaaggtctatttgagcaagaacagcatatcaattgttaaagattgtcccacaaagttgccaatgttgattgtttatttcctgtttgtcaatttcaaaatcattagtttaatttgaagaattaaaacttttaattgtcaaactggtttcctcattgaactgaaacacagacactcagatattatcggcagtttatcgatgaaaacaacctttgagtcttcttaacaataaaactgagtaaagacagtttctccttacaatatggttAAACCAACCAATTTTTCTTTACAATAtgaccagccagccagttttacaatttggcgagcgtatccagtcttctatatctgcgatatgtctgatttctaacATCTGCAAGCGAATTTTTCACAATtttacgcttttctctgtgtttcactttgatgtcttattttgaaaaaaaaaaacggaaattgttccgctgaagtcactcttccgggagacgtcctgtTGGGAACTTGACGGCGGAAgaactccgatctcaaattgtccgcaaattacagaactaactttgatttatcccatcttcgccttcggagcgaacgtgtgagttgtgattttgactaaattctgtccattttgacgcaaCGCCGCGCCTCTAAcctcttcaggtcggaaagctacatttccgctctgaaccttgctgggtgagctaccgtgagcagcttatcctcagtcctaaaattaaaactaaattctccgaacctccgcACAgaaactaaattctcggacacccttcgtctcagtgtgttgacactgtgggcgagctattgtggaaaatatttccATTGCATAGGCGACTGATCaaagccgaatctaaacggaatgctcgtaggcacctaccgtagcttaaattgctaggtaaacgctgtaagCCGGgtcatggccgtcacgcgttactgcattcagattgtgtACGCTTTAAAGTCCGTTTTAGCTAAGCGGAGCGAGATTcctgcttgttaatcgggaaaatttaagtctggtcgctacagacggaaaagctagacctagccggagagctaagctagcgagccacagttggacaaaaagggaacgcgtcccgttaaattgtcaaaccatttctgacacagtaagtctgtgtcctcacaaaacccgcattggctgtgattcttgtaattcactacggtgtgtagaatctacattttgctacgtttgtccgtctgataacatctcggcagcgtagggtttatttttttttttttttttattttattttggaccggtgaacgggtcggctttcgcagcctccgttgctcggatccatgcctttttcttccatcttgtgaagttgtgtgtattcatttctctatcaacaattacttgttttaccctgtgtcataaagttaagtacgcTACGGACAGaatttgcccggagttttacgtcgactcagaaggtaaaaacgcgagttgctctgaacttaatgggagatggacgagacacgacaaaatctttcttgcactgttacacctgatgtaaggttctctgacgttctgcttccaggacatgccaagacgcaggagtctGTTTACCGGCCGGGccacgctggtccctccgcccgcccgaacgggcccgcattagtcgggtgccgccggtcgggcacggtggggactagtggcagcggttcggtgccagctgcactgggtcggaggtggttctggtctgcaattcatgacgtgaattcatgcaacatgctgtttacagtcataacgctttttctttacttttatttcttccaggggatcaaaaacccaccatcaatatcaaggtttgaaataaacaacactttctctgctactttaaagctgaataaatctcttgagcctatggttaacctctctgacgaacaggttgtgcttaaccctttggttcctgatgcttcttctctgtcatccatgttagaggctgaccatctctccagcatgggtgtgaaatcttcagactgtgatccaccgcttcagtcagaggtctgctttactcgtcagtccgcctcatgcacaaaccggcttctttatcggggcgtgatggaaacgtcagccgccgtgaaacacttgtggtctccggacggagctaccatgccatttaaggggtttgtgcccggacatcttgacctttatgtgaatgaccttgtcacttttcagtttgtgacctctgctaatacggtggccaactcctttctcctttcacaggggtgtgacttagtctctggcctctgtgctctctttcctgtgatttctcttacaggtgaccacgacgacgcagaaagccctgcggtttccagcagtcaagTGGTCAGTGGGGATATTGAAggaggctcggtggttgctgcgatcacctctctcacgggcacgggatggccacccggcccgcgagcagtaggtgcgtgcagtgatgctctgctcggggcccctcctgacaaaaggggggtgccgggtggcactgagttttccgttgcggacttcaggctgttcgggggaaaccctcctccgagcgggcgggtcattgcagaaatcgacactgactttccaccaattcagctgacgacattgacctccgacccggagttaggtgctgcaccttctacggggtggagttctagtcagtctgtaactactctggttaaaccggttttttctgattctgtgtgggaacctccatcattcttgggaataaagtattcttggcttcagttttcaggacagaccatgttcctaaagctagcgtcatgtctgtatctgattctaaacgtggctaggtttgctttgacacccgtgacacaaccatccttggatcactccttttcagaacctccaagtccaacacctccaggtctttggacatctgaacacctactctttcagcacgattccggtgacgctgtgcatcttcttggtaatagggcttttaagagcttaagaactgtttgttatgcttctcctgtctcacagacatggcataagtttgagcaacaaaaggggggtgaggagcctcctcctgctttgcgagcatcattttcgcatttccagttcactactatttctgatcacaacacagtcgcctccgtaaagctgcaacccaactttgagcaggtaaaatcaggttctgatctaacagctaaaccatcagcttcactccagttccaaacggaaccctcaggtaaattcaaacaagtttccctgtgggttcgtaacacaagatacaaacagtttgattaccaaatcgcttatgagcctgctcccacagatacgtccaaactcgtgtctctgtgggtccgcaataccagattcaaaacgcttactgaacgcctctattctgaccaactctattctgaccggattcttttccactaactggtggaccgttacaaattctctcgtttgtgggatgaatttttaacaaatgtgatatcctttgaggtttttttttcgggttacctgcctccagccagggtcctgttactaactcatatttttagggattactaacctactgatttacatttttagaactgatttactctctttttattagtgctttgtgtagcatgattatatttgattacaaatttaattttatgttgttactatttcccttcaagggccacaagccaatttgcccttcattttcatgattatttcttttatatatatgcctttacttagtgcagcctgctgagtttcacatatcagttaggatttactttcttttatttgtgttttctctgcatcacgtttttacatgacatgtagaacagggtgcagaacatttcttctttaggtaattcacaaaaggcatccacattttcccagaggcacccttagataggttttgattgatttctttgatttgcatcaaatgctatctatcgtgtgggctgtctcactttgtctccttctccgagctcgtacggactacatcccatcagaggggtcgtcttcaccttccttcaactggtttcctgtcgcatggggcttcggtcgtggttcgagatgggtcgaggtctgcgctggacttcacttggattacgcctgaggaatacatcacctgcccagctccgtgtgacacactagctgcttatcctttgaatatctttgcattattgctgatgaaattaactgctattgaaatagctctgatttcaagattccctaagtggattactttacaatgattgcaacagttttggccttaatcatctgatcaggatagactcccttctacacgagacctgtggagatgcttcatcgttcctgccttcatctgggatgtctaccttcacgagtacatcacgttattgaggttgtgtcgtcaggtggcctctgcttgaccaccatgtcgtcacaaaaaggggggtctgtaacgtgaggaaatatgggttttctgtcacaatggtggtgttggacgcagctgggtcaaagctgggtcattgagaactttcaccaacagattaagacctgaacgccagcgagtctgggaggaaaccataacatcagccacctgcagtctaccagaagatgtgtttccatgagttgtacccagaccaagtcaaaacataaagtttaaacttctgtttcttgattttaatgttaaagtaaccattatcattttgctcattataaatgtgtttaatcaaatgaatggttcttatgctttggggtaattataatggcttaatgaatccataattagatagtgttgaggatgtttgttgctgatcttcacacacaaacattcacacacacccacacacatcttcccacagtaaactccagacacatttgatgacgcacacgtttgctttgagaagagaaaggtttttggtaagtttgagtcttatgattccagttcgtgcttgacaacgaaagagaacagacctgaaaaccaaaggggggcagagcctgttggctcgttcttcccccctttcacgctgtttctgccaagccaggcagaatagctgaatcgcaacttctaacgcagactcattacagagtcttttgatttctgagtgaattaacttaagaaagcgcgtcgacaaaacgctttaccatcaacgtgtaccgagggcaactctggaccggttccgttcgacacctacgtcttccctgtcagccgccggtgtcatctggatgaaccacaacatcctccacggcccggatccgaaagagggtccacaagagttcggtgagacagagcacggtttttagcgtttgatgcagttctctgataagacctaagtttatccaaaccatcacttcactcagacacctgtttcttcctgaagcaaaatcagactcacacacgcattcatgtcacgacattctcaatcttcataaattcaccacaaggtctatttgagcaagaacagcatatgaattgttaaagattgtcccacaaagttgccaatgttgattgtttatttcctgtttgtcaatttcaaaatcattagtttaatttgaagaattaaaacttttaattgtcaaactggtttcctcattgaactgaaacacagacactcagatattatcggcagtttatcgatgaaaacaacctttgagtcttcttaacaataaaactgagtaaagacagtttctccttacaatatggttAAACCAACCAATTTTTCTTtacaacaagaaaacaaaacaaagtgttgaaaagtaaaatgtagatagatttatcgccactacacgtttttacctttgTAAAACAAGAAGTTATAcacataatatttatacatttgatacaattcagatcaccttcaaaatgcagtcacacacccagggccgtttcaagcattttggggaccaaggcaaaatcccccccccccccccccccccccccccccataactgggttccccagaagcctctgtgtaatccatatgtAATGGAAATGAAGGGTATTACAATTTAATTAAGAACCAGAGATATTAATGATGCATACCTGGCAGGGACCCCATCTCTGGACCTGGGCTTTTGAAAATCAGAAGTgattctttttattacagggaaatttaaaATTAAACACTTTGTATGAACTGataaagaaaagagagagagagaccttggaACGTTCAAGAAAAATGtattatctaaattattttaaacaattaacaggactaactctctagtgatggatgTGAATGGAATGTAATGAGGTGGAGTGAATGTTGGTGCgacgtcagttcagaacctccgtctggagaagcgagtctgagtgggagatgttgttttgctcctaactgatcgacGTTTGAACTTTAGTCAAGAaagacatgagacgctatcttGTGCCATTCTACATTATCGGTCAgggactcccgtgttagatcaggctgCCAGTTCCTCAGACCCTCCTCTGGTGCTGgaaccgatgaaacagcgtcaacagcacgacaaaccagactatgaatagtctccaggtaaaaacggcaggtgtttcacagcgtcaaagggaccccccctttgggtcagcgagttcagcttttattctgaaggaaccgttgttttgttggtaacaacgacaggattttccagcttgacagttctcagcttaaaagtaaaacgTACAGATGGCCAGTCCGTACTTCACTTAGCAGTGATGGACATCAGATGATCTCGAGAGCTGGCAGAATACTGAAcacaaaatggcgttgttctgttttattaatcttgatTGTTTACGATTCTTGATGAATCGCAGtgaacagattaaataaacaccacagaaacTCTGCCATGCTTCAGAatgaaagttctgattggatgagtaaacaatGTGTCATTTGTTGACATtacgtggatcaggatgtctagtgcagttagaccaaagtcatattactcattaaacattaatcataacattgtgatttcacagatcgatcacatggttattattgactaacagttgttttgattagctttattaaaatagagttctttggttaattaaaagaaaagcgttcttcttccttcttctgtcttcttgctggaatgtaaacattagaagtgaatgcatgaccttggctgTTCATGCACACTGATGCTGTGTCACAAggacagctgttagaggggagaaatggttcATTCATCATGTTACATACCCCCATTTTCAAGGGCACGGTGGTCCGCCCAGAGACCACCTGgtcattgaacaaaccagagttatGAAGGATCCCGACAACAGAGCAGGGTGCAATCTCACAGGAATAGGCCaacagtggtgaggtacgaaccccacgccgaagaacagtctcgcatactcctcgggaagcacaaaagtcagcaggttatcagatattccccatggaagcaatAATTGAAGCAGCAGCAACTTTATATCTCCACGggtaataatttgaagcaggagcaaatcttttaCGTATCCACGGGTAGGGAATACTTCCAAACAGCAAATTGATCTTTGTAAGAGCACTTATCATAATCCAGCAAaagggaagagcagcaggcaggtcgtcccagcgagcgaagtgtcccagcagccatgccggaacctacGGGCGTCCAggtccaacgagccggagcaccaaccAGGAGGAGTAGGTTCCGATGACGAGTCAcgggtccacccccaggaagcaggatcatcACGAGCTCAGCAGGGAAGAGAGAGCACAGCgcagggcacttcaatgtagacacgacaagatAGCGTTTCATGTccacaacaaacaaataaaaacctaacactgtgagtacctgttgtactatgtgtaagttttatGTGAATTACCCGTTAAGCAAAGAAGTCGATGCAGCCCTCTCTACGTGAGATGCAAAAAGGGTGGTGCGAAAAAGCATAAAATTAAAAGAACCCtatctggtatcagtgaatcactGCACTAAAAACACTCTTTATAAGGATGGAGGGCAAAATTGGTCGTAGTCCTTTAAGGTAAATCAACTAAGTTAATCATAAAGTTCTCAACTTAATCACCCTGGCAAAGGAACTATAAAAAGATAGAAATGTAAATCAATACTACaatgtaaatcagtggagttAGTAATCACCCccatgtgaatgtacccataaagAATTaagattagtaaagataaaaagagagagaaaatttTTTTTGGataacagtactatgtgacctaacccaaTCTACTGTTACCTggctgattacctgacttcaggaacccacagcatgttaaTCTGAACTCACctcaagtctgcacgtcatgtataaacaggaaagacaaccatgcacacacacatcatagacaaacttgtgtaacttgaGATAGAAGCTATGGAACCGACGAGTCTGGCAACCAAAATCACTCCACCTTATACGTCCAggcagatggaggaggaggaggaggaggaggaggaccgacCGGCTTAGGCGCTGG
It contains:
- the LOC129164363 gene encoding uncharacterized protein isoform X1, with product MDETRQNLSCTVTPDVRFSDVLLPGHAKTQESVYRPGHAGPSARPNGPALVGCRRSGTVGTSGSGSVPAALGRRGSKTHHQYQEADHLSSMGVKSSDCDPPLQSEVCFTRQSASCTNRLLYRGVMETSAAVKHLWSPDGATMPFKGFVPGHLDLYVNDLVTFQFVTSANTVANSFLLSQGCDLVSGLCALFPVISLTGDHDDAESPAVSSSQVVSGDIEGGSVVAAITSLTGTGWPPGPRAVGACSDALLGAPPDKRGVPGGTEFSVADFRLFGGNPPPSGRVIAEIDTDFPPIQLTTLTSDPELGAAPSTGWSSSQSVTTLVKPVFSDSVWEPPSFLGIKYSWLQFSGQTMFLKLASCLYLILNVARFALTPVTQPSLDHSFSEPPSPTPPGLWTSEHLLFQHDSGDAVHLLGNRAFKSLRTVCYASPVSQTWHKFEQQKGGEEPPPALRASFSHFQFTTISDHNTVASVKLQPNFEQVKSGSDLTAKPSASLQFQTEPSGKFKQVSLWVRNTRYKQFDYQIAYEPAPTDTSKLVSLWVRNTRFKTLTERLYSDQLYSDRILFH
- the LOC129164363 gene encoding uncharacterized protein isoform X3 codes for the protein MGVKSSDCDPPLQSEVCFTRQSASCTNRLLYRGVMETSAAVKHLWSPDGATMPFKGFVPGHLDLYVNDLVTFQFVTSANTVANSFLLSQGCDLVSGLCALFPVISLTGDHDDAESPAVSSSQVVSGDIEGGSVVAAITSLTGTGWPPGPRAVGACSDALLGAPPDKRGVPGGTEFSVADFRLFGGNPPPSGRVIAEIDTDFPPIQLTTLTSDPELGAAPSTGWSSSQSVTTLVKPVFSDSVWEPPSFLGIKYSWLQFSGQTMFLKLASCLYLILNVARFALTPVTQPSLDHSFSEPPSPTPPGLWTSEHLLFQHDSGDAVHLLGNRAFKSLRTVCYASPVSQTWHKFEQQKGGEEPPPALRASFSHFQFTTISDHNTVASVKLQPNFEQVKSGSDLTAKPSASLQFQTEPSGKFKQVSLWVRNTRYKQFDYQIAYEPAPTDTSKLVSLWVRNTRFKTLTERLYSDQLYSDRILFH
- the LOC129164363 gene encoding uncharacterized protein isoform X2, producing MLFTVITLFLYFYFFQGIKNPPSISRFEINNTFSATLKLNKSLEPMVNLSDEQVVLNPLVPDASSLSSMLEADHLSSMGVKSSDCDPPLQSEVCFTRQSASCTNRLLYRGVMETSAAVKHLWSPDGATMPFKGFVPGHLDLYVNDLVTFQFVTSANTVANSFLLSQGCDLVSGLCALFPVISLTGDHDDAESPAVSSSQVVSGDIEGGSVVAAITSLTGTGWPPGPRAVGACSDALLGAPPDKRGVPGGTEFSVADFRLFGGNPPPSGRVIAEIDTDFPPIQLTTLTSDPELGAAPSTGWSSSQSVTTLVKPVFSDSVWEPPSFLGIKYSWLQFSGQTMFLKLASCLYLILNVARFALTPVTQPSLDHSFSEPPSPTPPGLWTSEHLLFQHDSGDAVHLLGNRAFKSLRTVCYASPVSQTWHKFEQQKGGEEPPPALRASFSHFQFTTISDHNTVASVKLQPNFEQVKSGSDLTAKPSASLQFQTEPSGKFKQVSLWVRNTRYKQFDYQIAYEPAPTDTSKLVSLWVRNTRFKTLTERLYSDQLYSDRILFH